In the genome of Mercurialis annua linkage group LG8, ddMerAnnu1.2, whole genome shotgun sequence, the window AAAGGCGTATAACTCactatttgttttgtaatttaagataaatttatgatttttttaaaacagtGACCTTcttaaaaataacttaataaaTTAGTGACtgttttttaacaatttaaattttaagtttttctataatttaaaataacttaatgATCCAAAgagtttaatattcaaaattgatgtatatttaaataatttgttaTAGATAAAATATAACTGTTGTCGGTTGATTAAAcatattcaatattttaaagGTAAACTCAAAACAAGAGTAttccattttcattttatttgttatctttttatttttattttcacacacacatatatatacactaaatataaaagaactgtagaatattttatattttgtataacCCTTGTTCTAgtcttaaaaatataatataaataaatatattattaattttatttattaatttatatatcaaattcattaatgttaaaagtaatgaaaatattatatattaacaaTATACAAGTAACAtttcttttgcaatttaaaaaaatataataaatgacTGACAAGATATAAGGGGTTAGAGCTCACTACTATCATACTTTTTCTGTTTTGTAAGAGTTAATAAATTTATCGTTTTTAgtttctaaaatataaatgaatattATCAAGTACCATTTTAATTcatacaaaaattaataattaaatcaatttttttaaatttatttttattctcaaatagcaattgatattcttaaaatataaaattaatagtatttaaaatatttagataaaaaGTCTCTAAATATATTGCTTGGTGGAATAGAGATTATAATTCGTCCGCAAAATCTGAGGTAAGATTTTCCCCTCaccattatatttaaaaattattttaaaatataaaatatatatatgtatataataaaaataaaaataattaatttagtcattattatttgatattgtataaaacaaaatttatttatttttatgggtatgaggaaataaaaaaatttattaaatgagCTTCTTCTTaaaattaagggttaatgtcataaaaattcacaaactttacacgttttctcattttaatcacgtagtttaaattttctcattttcatgcatgaactatcactttttctcaaattcatacacggtgatGAGGTGTCATGGcttcattggtgtaattcgctgaggtggaggtcaatttacaccaatgaatgagtgccacctcatcaccgtgcatgaatttgagaaaaagtggtagttcgtgtatgaaaatgagaaaatttaaactacgtaattaaaatgagaaaatgtgtaaagttcatgattttctttttcattaaccctaaaattaatACACATTGACGCCTCATTAATTCTATAACTAAGTAGCTCAAAATCATTTGGCTTTTTAGTGTATTTAATTTTctgtatatttaaattattgcttattataatttggttaaatttcaatttatctcaattattaaattttaattttgttttaatatatatttttttagtaaaatacatgtgacaggcaaaaaaaaatttatttaaaaatttattataaaaatttgcaTACGTGacaaatattaaacaaaaacaaacaaaaattgacTACTATATggtaaaaataaagttaatacCCTTAAAACTACCGATgtttatttcttcttcttttttcagtAACACCCGATATtgtaatttcgtcaattgcatcCTATTTCGTCTTTTACATTTTAATAGtaccctaaattaaaaaatagataatttttttattatggaaAAAAGGGTTTGTATGTATAATTAAAACATCATATGATATTTAGAATTTTTGGATgaagaatttattttgaaatttatcaaaataaaataagttcaatttaatattttagggtgctattaaaatgtaaaaatacgaaatatgATGCATGCAATTGACGAAATGATAAGATCGTGGTGTTATtgtaaaagaaaagttaaattcGGTAATTTTTAAGAGTATTAgcctaaaaataaacaaaatatgtCTGGTATATGCATTTTAccgattaaattatttttcgataattaaaaataatttttaaaaaaatgaaaaaggaaaTAGCCAAAATCAATCTATAATTGCAGTTAGAGAAGACGGCGGCCTAGTGGCGCCAACCCTATCCCAATTTTCGTCTCTGGTCCCTGCACTTATTTTCTTTGCCAAATGCAATTAATACAGCTCGTTTCatcttgatattttaatttgttgggTTAATGTTATCATATAGTATAATATCTAGCGTTTCTTTGATTTAAACCCAACCTTTAAAACGTCTCAACTAATAACACAACCTTTCATTATGTGTCATATATTTGCATAAATGCCTAAAATGACATTGTTTTGGTCGTCCGTACGACTAAAAACGACgtcaatttaacaaaaaatagaGCATAAAATGCATACCggtttgtaaaataaaaagttttaaaagatTGTGCTAATGGATGAGACGTTTTAaaggttgggcttaaatcaaaaaaaacaCTATGGGTGGTGCTATTTGGTGAGATTAATCCTAATTTATTTCTTGATTGAGTTAAGTAAATCAACCAGCctctttctcttctcttttctctctaacaAACCCTAGCTAcctaaagttttttttatttttttcttcggcagccgtcaatggcttaatttttctattgacggtagccaccccttttatttatgttattttaatttcataaaatataataaatagccaattctttttcatttttctgacggattaaaatttatcacgaagcgcaattcaattatcaagaagcgacgatagattgaagatcttacagtaacaaaatggattcatctatgagctatactagttttatctattttttattttttgtcttttgtatgaatgttttactttgtcctttctttatgaaaggtttgttgtcctttctctgtgaaaggtttgctgtctcctttttagaaggagttgttgtctcttttttagaaggagttatatcaagtgttgattgaatcggatgcagtgagtttgcgggtgtttggagaagtttgaacgaagagtgattgaagacggcacttaattcgcgaaacagttagtaatttatttttatttttcgtaagtaaggtctgcgaatcagacagcatgttgtctgttccatgtcaggtcatcgggtttaattttcaaattatcccgagttccttacaaatgtaactgtttcatattcaatttaatgagatccgatgaattcaaaaaaaaaaaagtaaatcaaCCTGCATTGATCCATGAGAAATTTAGATTTAAAGTAGATCTAAATCATTCAGTCTTCCtcttcatttcaatttttttttatgagttAAGTAAATTTAGATTTAATCTTTTGTACTTGCATTATGGTGTGCAAAAATTAAATccataaacaaattaaattaaaattcatttttatcattaacaaaaagaattaaaactcagttttgtttaatttaaaataagaaaatatgatTCGGttcacttttaaaaataaaaaattaaaatttattttttgtacaaatcaaataaaattgaaaaacaaatcaaattaacgGCTTCTATTCTTCTCTTGGCTGCTAGCTAGAGAACGACTCTCACCAAATGCTTTGTTAGTCAAGCGAAGAATTTTTTAGCCGGAGCATTCtatatatgttcttttattctCGAGAAAAAACTAAAGATTTTTTTTACTGCCATTTCTTTActcaatgtttttttttttggataaatgatggATTAAATTAGCTCAATCACAAGTAGTGGAAGGCAAAAGATCCAAAAAAggatcaataaaaaaaaactacaaaagaatccaaacatCTAAACACATCATTCCTGTTATATGGAAATTGAggatgaaaagagaaaaaaataaaataccgcCTTTGTAATACACAAATAAGCTAAAGACTCATGTGAATTCTCCAAATCATTAAACACCCTATTATTCCGAGATTTCCATAACTCCCAAATACCAAAAAACCAAATAAGCCGCCAAATATCCTTGAAAGAAGAATGGGAGAGGGAAGACCAAATGCTAAAAAAGATATCTACTGACGGAGGTGAGACCAAAGTTATATCACATCTAGCCAAAATATAGCACGAAAATTTCCATGCAAAACAACAATAGCAAATAATGTGCATGCTAGATTCCTCCACTTGACAAACCAAACAACCAATAAGATACGGATTCAATATGCCTCTTGCTACCAAAGAAGCATTTGAAAAAATTCTACCATAAGCAAGAAGCCACGAAAAGAATTGAATACGAGGAGGTACCTTAAACTTCCAAATAGTAGGGAAAAAAATGTTGTTCACCGTGTAAGTATTCAGCTGCTGAATTGAAAAGGAAACATCCCTGcttttaagaatattttttcCTCCAGTTGAAGGTATCTGGCCTGTCAATACTCAAAGAAGAAGACGCTATCTCAGAGAGCAAACAGTCCAGCTGCTCGGATTCTCCTAACCGCAGGCGACGGTTCCAGCAAAAGCTGGCTGAAGATAAGAGCTGGATGTTACCTCCCAGTTGTTGACTGACTGAAATAAGCTTTGTTCTAGATAGAGCATATAACCCAGGATATCTGACAGCAAAAGGCGAGGATCCCGTCCATGAGTCTACCCAAAAAGCTGAACTCATTTCATCTCCAATATTAATTGAAACTCCCGCATTAAAAATCgaccaaattgcattatttgaaacacacagtttaaaaattcatttccaAATGTGAGAAAGATGATTAAAATTGCAGTTCTCAAAATCATGCCAAGAGCGAATAGCACACCTATTAATCACAACCAAAAACCAAAGAGAATTACCTCCAATACGAAGCTTCCAAAGCCATTTACAAAGAAGACTTTGGTTTTTAATTCGAAAAGGAATTAAATTAAGACCCCCTTTATCataaggaaaacaaattttatCCTAAGAAAGTTTACAAATTCCTTTGCCCAAAGAAACGCTTCATGCAACAATCAAGAGAAGCAATAACAGACTGAGGAATTACGAAGGAACCCATAAAATAAACCGGGAAGCTGTGAAGAACTGACTTAATCAAGACCAATCTTCCTGCAGGAGAAAGCAAATTACCCTTTCAGGGAGAGCTGATTTGTAAATCTAGAGACAACAGGCTTCCAGAGAGCAGCTTTAACTGCTTTGAAGAGAGCGGAAGACCCAAGTAAGTGATATGAAATTTCTCAATTGAACAATTGAGAATACCTGAAGCCATAGAAAGGGAAGCATCGTCAATATTAATACCGAGAATAGAGCTCTTCTGATAATTGATAGAAAGACCAGAAACTATCTCAAAGCATCTAAGAACACGCAGCAAATTTCTGATCATATCAAAATCATGAGGAAGAAAGAGTAAGTGTCATCAGCAAATTGAAGAATAGATATAGGGTCAGCGAGCCCATCAATTCTGACACCATCTAATAAATTAAGACTGATAGCCTCATTAATCAACGCCTTAAGACCTTCTACAGCAAGGACAAATAACATTGGCGAAAGAGGATCTCCCTGTCGGACCCCCTTTCCCATAGTAAAATTCTTTGTCGGACTACCATTAACAAGGACCGATAGCTGAGAAGAATCAAAGAAAGTCGAAATCCAGTTCAGCCATTTGGAGTCAAAATTCATTCTAGCAAGCATCTTCATAATAAAGTCCCAAGAGATACTGTCAAAAGCTTTTCGAAAATCCAATTTCAGGACAAAAAGCTTCTCTTTGCGCTTCGAAGCAATATGGATAATTTCTGTAGCCAGCATATGACAATCATGAATATTCCTGCCTCTAATAAAACCAAATTGATTTTCTGAAATAAACTGAGAAAGCAAAGGAGAGAGCATGTTTGCTAATACTTTAGAAATCAACTTGAAAATACCACTAATCAAACTAATTGGTCTAAATTCCGAAATATTAGAAGCTCCCTTAAATTTCGGAATTAGAACAAGAAATGCAGTATTGATACCTGGAGGAAAAGAACCCGCTCTATGAAGATCAAAAAGATCTTAAGAACCTGCTTATTGTCGTTCATATAAGAATTTTTGACAACTTATTTAGTTTTTATGTATTTGAAAATTGTGGAAAGCGAGAAACAATAGAACTTTCCGACATGAATTGATGAAGAGTGATTCCCTAGTTTAATTGCATTTCCCGACATGAATTCATGAACATTGATTTTCTACTTCACTGTAAACTTTTAGGAGGGCTTTTTTTCTTTACTGCTTTGTGGATGTACTAATTATAATCATCatttatcaacaaaaaaaatagttgcTTCAATTCGATCATgttcggtttaatttttttaatttttcttgtaaatttggtttggtttaattttaaaaagataactTTAACTTACTTTAATCCTACAAAAAAGAACACTTTTTTTGTCTTCAAAGAATATgcaattaatttttatcttcATTTATGTAAgtattaaaatgtttaattttagaaaaatagtaaaaattctaaacttttcataataataaaaaacaatttctatattttataattttataatataataagttcacaaaattattaaattttactaatttttatcactatttttactaatttaacgtAGTTTTTCTATATTAGcattaattaaattgaacatatcaataaaaattaattttatacatgTTGGCTTATCGCACtcgaaaatatttaattttttttaagaaattagacTATATACTTAGTTCTGATAAATCATACCATAAGTATATAGGTGAATGTCACATGGTGATGTTAGGCAGATTGTATAAGAGTTGCTGTAATgttgttttttttgtatatttattttaaggCCAAATAGCCTGATATATATACAGAGATGTTCATCAATTGATTGGCTGATTACAAGGGATTTTGAGCTATCATAGTGATACACTGTTGACTAAATACATAAGGGaataaaatcaaatcataaattgtGGGACTGATTTTTGGCTTTGAGATTGTCTTGATAATACGCCCCCTCAAAATTGCGCTGCCATCGGCAATAGCAATTTTGGATCGAAGAAACAAGAACCTTGTTCGATGAAGTGGTTTAGTGAGGAGGTCGGCCAGCTGATCCGTCGTACTGATATGAGAAACTTTTAAAAGTCCCTTAGCGACAATGTCACGGACAAAGTGAATGTCGATTGAGATGTGTTTCATCCGAGAATGCAAGACTGGATGTAGGGAAAGATGAGTGGCACCAATATTGTCACAATAAATAGTTGGCGTTGATTGCAGCGGTAGACAGAGTTCATTGAACAAATTTTGTAACCACCGTACATCACAAGTAGCAGTTGCAAGTGCACGGTATTCTGCTTCTGTAGAAGATCGGGCGACAGCCTTTTGTTTGCGAGAGCTCCATGAGATAGGATTATCACCTAAAAAGATAATATATGCCGAGGTAGAGGTACGATCATTTGGGTTTCCAGCCCAATCCGCATCAGAGAAGGCACGTATTGTGGGTGAAGTTTGACGACGCAACAATAGACCATAAGTGATAGTTCCTTTGAGATAGCGCAAGACTCGCTTTACCGAACTCCAATTATCTTGAGTTGGATTGGAGGATGATTGAGCTAAGCGATTGACAGCAAAGGCAATATCAAGACGGGTGAGAGCCAAATATTGCAATTCTCCAATTGCTTGTCGAAATTTAGATATATCGGTAAGAGGAGTAGATGACCGAGTTGTTGCTGGTGCCATAGGTGTTGACAGCGGTTTAGAGCCATCCATGTTGTGTCGTCTTAAGATGTCACCAATATATTTGTGTTGAGATAGAAGCAGTCCCTCACGGCAAGACAATACCTCAACGCCGAGAAAATAAGAGAGAGCTCCAAGGTCCTTGATGGCAAAGGATTTGCTGATCTGCCTTATAATAGTAGCTATGAGAGTTTGATTATTGCCTGTGAACACAATATCATCGACATAGACAAGCAAGTATAGGTGATCAGTACCATGATGATAGAGAAATAAGGACGTATCTGAACGTGATTGAGTGAAACCAATAGAAATGAGTGCGGTGCTCAATGCACGATACCATTCTCGAGGGGCTTGCTTAAGCCCGTAAAGAGTTTTTCGCAAACGGCAAATATGTGATGGCCGAGAGGCATCAATAAACCCTGGAGGTTGTTGCATAAAAATTTCTTCAGATAAATCGCCGTGAAGAAAGGCATTACTTACGTCAAGCTGTCGAATGGGCCAATTGTACATAAGTGCAACAGATAGAACAGAGCGAATAGTGACCGGCTTCACAACAGGGCTGAAGGTTTCTGTATACTCCAGGCCTGGACGTTGATGGAACCCCTTAGCGACCAACCGTGCTTTGTATTTGTCAACCGTCCCATCTGGATGTCGTTTAACTCGGAACACCCATTTGCATCCTATAATGTTGCTTGCTGCATGACTTGGAACAAGTTCCCATGTTCCATGACGCATAAGCGCATTAAATTCATCCGACATTGCTGCCCGCCAAAGAGGATCCTTAATAGCTGCTGAAATACAGGTTGGTTCAGAAGATGAAGGAAGTGGATGCTTTGTGGACCCATAAGCACGTTTAGGACATCGTATATTATTCATGAGACGCGTAGTCATTGTACGAGAAGGTAGAATAGGCACGTGAGGTGTGCTCTTTTGGTGCAACGGTTGTGTGGCAGGTGGTGATACTTGGGCAGCAGCTGGTGAAGATAAATAGTCTTGTTCTGTCATGTGTGGTGGAGTTCCTGAAGATTGCAACCTGTTGATAATAGGAACAATAACAGATATTGGAGTAGACTGACGAGATGAGCCAGAGGAGATCTGAGAAGTTTTGTTTTCCAGCAATAGTTCATCATTTTGCAACCCAAGAAATTTATCTTCTCGAAAACGAACATGGCGAGATAAGAACAACCGTTTATTTTTCGGATCATAGCACTTATAGGCATTTTGAGAAAGTGAGTACCCCAAGAAGATGCAAGCACGTGACGGTGGTTCCAACTTATTGGAAGCATACGGTTTGAGCCAGGGGAAGCATAGACAACCAAATACTCGTAACTTCGCATAATTTGGTGATTTCTGAAATAAAGCTTCATAAGGACATCGATCATTCAACAGAGAAGTAGGCATTCGGTTGTATAAATATGCAGCGGTTTCGATAGCATAAGACCAATATTTGATAGGAAGACCAGAGTGAGATAGGAGTGCTCGCCCTATAGCAAGAAGCTGACGATGCCGCCGTTCAGCTGTCCCGTTCTGTTGCGGAGTGTGAGGAGCGGTTGTGTACCAACTGATACCTTTTGTAGCAAAATAATGGCGCAGAGCAACAAATTCGCCTCCATTATCAGAGTAAAAATTTCTGATTTGGCTATTAAACTGTTTTTCCACTAATGCTTGAAACAGTGGGAATATGGCAGCAACTTCGGACTTGGCTTGTAGCGGATAGAGCCAAACATATTTTGTGAAATGGTCCACAAACAAAAGATAATATTTATGACCATGAATGGAGGGAGAGATTGTCGGTCCCCATACATCTGCATATATATAATCCAAACAAGAAGAACTGTGAAGTGATGTTTCAACAAATGGCAACTGTTGGCTTTTATTCATATCACACGAGTTACATGAATTTAAATGCCGAGTTGTACTCAATGGCAGCCTAAATTTGGCGATTAAACGAGAGCAAATAATTTTGTTCGGATGACCAAAACGATTATGCCAACAATCAGATGATGTTTTTACTCCAAGATGTGTAACCGGCTGAATGGACACCGGAGGTGGTAATTGGAGTTGATATATTCCATTTTCACAGCGGCCGTGAAGAAGTCTCACCCCTGTTTCCTGATCCTTCACAATAAAATGATATGGGTGAAATTCAAAGAAAACTTTGTTTGCCTTACTGAATTGATGAACAGATAATAGATTACGATGTGCAGCCGGAACACATAGAACATTCGATAATGATAATTTGCGCATAGGATGAATAATATCTGTATTACCAATATGAGTAATCTTCAAACCTGATCCATCAGCGATATGAACTTCATCAGGTCCTTCATATTCTGAGTGGACAGAAAGATTGGCAAGATCAGATGTAAGAGTGTGAGATGCGCCAGAGTCAACCAGCCATTGATTGTTATCAGGAGTCCGAGTGGGTGTTGTGGCATTGTAAGCTGTAAATTGGTATTGACGGCATTGACGAGCTGTGTGGTTTGGAATTCCACAAAGTTGACACACCACAGATGGACGAGGATGGGACTGAGGACCACCACGATAATTGTTTCTGCCTCCACGTCCTTGATTGTTGGATGATTGTCGCCCATGTTGATTGTTGGAACGATAAGAGCGTTGTAAAGGGCGATTTCCTGCATTAGAGGAATAATTACCTGGACGGGAATGGTGGGTGGCATTATTGGCAGTAGCAACAAGATTAGCCGTCTGGGTTTCAAGGCGTTTCAAATATGCCTCTTGGGCAACAAGAAGATCATGCAATTCTTCGAAAGTGATTGATTTTTCACGAGCTCGAATTGGGGCTGCGATCTCTCTATACGCAGCACCCAGCCCATTTAGGACATATAATGTCACATCGTCATCGGAAAGAGGTTTGTCAATGACTGCTAGCTCATCAACTTTGGCCTTGATGGAATGGAGAAAGACTGCAACGGTTTGATCTCCAAGAGTGGCTTGAGAGAGATTTTCTTTGAGCTGCATAACTCGCGTTCGCGAGCGATTGGCAAAGAGGCGGGACAAGATTGTCCAGGCATCTTTTGACGTTTGAGCGGCTGAAACCAATGGAATTATTTCAGCGGAGAGAGATCCGAGAAGGGCAGAGAGGATTAGCTTGTCCTGCCTAAACCAGTGAATATAGGCATCAGATAAAGGTTCGTCATTAACTAGAGGAGGTGGTGCAGTATCACCGTTGAGATATCCGACGAGATCATATCCATAGAATAAGGAGATGACAAGATTTCTCCATGATGGATAATTGGTAGAGGTTAGAGAGAGGGGAATCTGTTGATGGCCATTGATGGTGATTAGAGTAGCACCAGAAGGTGAAGCAATGGTGGAGGTAGGGTGAGAAGAGGTGGAATTAGATTGGTTGGCCATtggatcaaaaaaaaaaattgtcgttAGACAGTgaatgctctgataccatataaGAGTTGCTGTAATgttgttttttttgtatatttattttaaggCCAAATAGCCTGATATATATACAGAGATGTTCATCAATTGATTGGCTGATTACAAGGGATTTTGAGCTATCATAGTGATACACTGTTGACTAAATACATAAGGGAATAAAATCAAATCTTAAATTGTGGGACTGATTTTTGGCTTTGAGATTGTCTTGATAATAGATTGGATATGCTATTTGTTGCCCTATTCTTTGCACGCATCTCCGCGCCTAATTCGacccttcaattttttttatatgtagaGATATATCtcacattaattaatttttttttcttttgttttttcatgGGGAATGtacttaattattaatttagaatATCTGTTTTTCATAATAACACtgcatttataaataataattaaataaacattatGTCATTTTCAATAATCTGTCCATGAGTATACATAAAttttactaataataataacattataTTCTAATAATATCTTTTATTTGTGACAATAAAGTCCcttaactttaatttaataataataattttagataattttacgatggtttataaataataaatatttttaatttataaaaagaaaaaaatgataacAATGAGTATAAAAAATGCAATGGATAGGTTAAATGGTATGACGCAGCTGAAATAGCACATTTTCTGAATATATGCTAAAAGTAATTTTATTACCCATGTAGCTATCCACCTCATTGCCTCGTTATCTAAAATTAATAGTCATAGAGTTCAACTAATTGTAGAGATATTATTGGTATAAAATTAAAGTCGTTGGACATCATTgttacaaagaaaaaaaagtgaCTATAATGGAAGAGAGAAGAAACTTGAGGAACCGTTAGTGTAAATTATCCAAAACATGAGTTTGGAAGCCCTAATCAAAAACTGTCTTTATAAAGGGGAGTTGCCATAAGAAATGAAACCACAAAAATATTgagaaacaaacaaaaaaagtaCTAAAAATAATCTTGAAAGTCTAAACCTCATTATGGAGACTAGAAGCTCTCCATTGTTATTAGGATTAATGTTAATCTTGTTGATAGCAAACTCGTTCCATTCTACTGAGTCAAACAACGATCCAATTCCTCTACCCATTGTTAAGTTTGATAGTGGCAATTTCCCTGGAGGGTTCTATTTTGGAAGTGCCACATCTTCTTATCAGGTATATATAACTAGCTAAGTTGTACGGAAACAGAAATGCTGAATTTTAAAAACGTGTAAGCCGACCCGCATGACAAATTAGtattcttttgaaatttttatttttctatttgaagTACCATGCATTTCtcgtaatattttcaaaaacgtTGTTCAAAAAAGATTCGTGTGCGTAATGACATAAGTTTATCTAGAACAAATATAGAAACGCGCGTCGCTAAAAATTGTgcaaatacaaattttattacAATAGTCAATAGcctataaatattaaaagaaattagcacttgtaaaactgaaaaaaaaaatcgagaATGTAAGAATCGGGAATTTTTGGTACaacataaatataaactttcatgaatttttatag includes:
- the LOC126662042 gene encoding uncharacterized protein LOC126662042 → MSSAFWVDSWTGSSPFAVRYPGLYALSRTKLISVSQQLGGNIQLLSSASFCWNRRLRLGESEQLDCQIPSTGGKNILKSRDVSFSIQQLNTYTVNNIFFPTIWKFKVPPRIQFFSWLLAYGRIFSNASLVARGILNPYLIGCLVCQVEESSMHIICYCCFAWKFSCYILARCDITLVSPPSVDIFFSIWSSLSHSSFKDIWRLIWFFGIWELWKSRNNRVFNDLENSHESLAYLC